A DNA window from Mobula hypostoma chromosome 3, sMobHyp1.1, whole genome shotgun sequence contains the following coding sequences:
- the LOC134343786 gene encoding Y-box-binding protein 1-like, translating into PREKKVSATKVLGTVNWFNVRNGYGFINRNDTKEDVFVHQTAIKKNNPGNYLRSVGDGETVEFDVVEDEKGAEAANVTGPGVPVQGSRYAADRNHYRPCNLRHRGPPRNYQQDIEGGEKGDGAETATDGENRDYQSQQHRPSYRRQRYPPYFGGEINENQVVGEEDSHTI; encoded by the exons cCCAGGGAGAAGAAAGTCAGCGCAACAAAGGTTCTTGGAACAGTAAATTGGTTCAACGTACGAAATGGATATGGATTCATCAACAGGAATGATACAAAGGAAGATGTATTTGTACATCAGACTGCTATAAAAAAGAATAACCCAGGGAACTACCTCCGCAGTGTTGGAGACGGTGAAACTGTGGAGTTCGACGTAGTGGAAGACGAAAAGGGTGCCGAAGCAGCAAACGTAACTGGTCCCGGAGTTCCAGTCCAAGGAAGCCGATATGCCGCGGACAGAAATCATTATCGTCCCTGCAACCTCCGCCACCGAGGTCCGCCACGTAATTACCAACAGGACATTGAAGGTGGAGAGaaaggagatggagcagagacagCAACGGATGGAGAAAACCGAGATTATCAAAGTCAGCAACATCGCCCTTCTTACAGAAGACAACGTTACCCACCTTACTTT GGTGGTGAAATAAATGAAAACCAAGTTGTTGGGGAAGAAG ACTCTCAcactatttga